Part of the Paenibacillus sp. JNUCC32 genome is shown below.
GCTTGAACAGCCCGTCCACATTCAAATCATTGAGGAAATGATATTCGTGGATGAGCTTCGCATTCTCGATCGTTGTACGGCTACCTTCTTTTACAATTTTCAGGAGCATCGTTCTCCGGGTTCGCTCGGAACGGGCATACGCCACCGTAATATATGAATCCTCATAGACGATGCCGGTGATCGTATATCCTGGGATTTTCAACATATCGCACATTCCTTTGGTCTAGCCTGTTCGTATGCTCGTATCTGGCATGGTCGTACTATGGCTTGTATTTTGTTTAGTATATCACGTCTATAGACTGGGATTATCAAAGGAATGAAAGGTTAGCGATACAGACGCAGATATCCGTTTTATGTAAATGTAAAAGACAGACGCCCAGTCGATCCGTACGGAGCGGATGATTTGGGGGTCTGTCTTATGAGGGCCAAAACTATGTTTAAAGCATACAAACAACCTGATCCGTTACAGAGACCTGGCGGAGACGGTTATTCCCTTGACCACTGATCCAGCTTGTCATCACCCGGAAGAAGCAGGGCGAGCAGACCTAGCAGCGGCAAGAAGCCGATGGCGATCATCACATTGCCGATTCCCCAAGCATCCCCGAGATTACCGAGCACAAGCGAACCGACCCCGCCCATGCCAAAAGCAAACCCGGTGATCAGCCCGGATACCGTACCGATATTGCCAGGGTGCAGCATTTGGGCATACACAACAGTGACCGAGAAACTGGACAATAGAACAAACCCGCCGATCAGCAGCAACACAGCCGCCCAGAACGGGGAGGCGAACGGGAGAATCAACGCAATGGGCGCAGTGCCGATCATGGAGAGCATGATCATGTTGCGACGGCCAAAGCGGTCCGCAAGCGGACCGCCAAAGAAGGTGCCCACAGCTCCCGATGCAAGAAACAGAAAAATATAGATCTGAGCATTATCAATCGTGATTTTGTATGCATCCATGAGGTAGAAGGCATAATAGCTGCTAATGGCTGCGCCGTACCAGGAGCGGATAAACACGAGAATGACGAGAACCAGCGTGGCATTGCGTACGCTTTTGCGGCGGGCGGGATCAAGCATGCGTCCGGCAGCTTTCTTTTTAAACGTGTAACCGGCTTTCAGCATGCCGTGGTACCAATGGGCAACATAGGATTGCACGATGATACCAGCTGCGGCAACGAAGGTGAAGCCAATCGCGCCAAACTGTCCGAACGGTACGAAAATGTATCGTGTCAGAAGCGGAGCAAGTGACTGCCCGGCATTGCCCCCTACTTGAAAGATCGATTGGGACAACCCTTTTCGCATGCCTGCAGCCATATGAGCGACCCGCATTCCCTCCGGATGAAAGGTAGCGGAGCCTAATCCGATCAGAACGACAGCGAACAGAACCAGGATATATGTATGTGCATATGCAAGAATGAATACGCCTGCAAAGGTGAAACACATCCCGATCGGAAGCAAAATCGGTGTCGGCCTTCGATCCGCGGCGTACCCGATGACCGGCTGAATGATGGATGAAGTAAAATTAATGGCAAAGGAGATCCAACCGATCTGCGTAAAGGTAAGCAGTAGATTATCTTTTAATATGGGAAAGATAGCGGGGATCACGGACTGAATCGAATCATTAAACAAATGAACGAAACTGATGGCGATTAGAATTTTATATACTGTAGCCTGATTTGCCTCTCCATGCGCAGGACTTGGAGTATCTTTGGGCTTTTGGAGAGCGATGCTTTTGTCTGCCATGCGGCGAACTCCTTTCTTATTAGATGTAGTCGGTCTGTGAAAAAGCGATGAACTAACCTTAAAACCTTTTGTATAGGAAATCAATTACATTTCGAGATGATACTTAAATCAAAATGAGCTCCATGATTAAGCAGATTTATACGGGCGAGGTAGACAGACTCGAATGAATATTGATCTCCAACAGGCATTAATCATGTCATCAACGATGTTATGCGAAACTTTACATATTTTCTTTTAAAAATGCTTGCTATATCTTTTGGGTCGTGGTATATTACTAACTGTCGCTTTTGACGAAAGCTTTTGAAGCTTGTCGAACGGCGTCGAAAAAAAGTGTTGACATCAAGTTAAATACTTGATAAGATATAAGCCTGCGCTGCTGATTGAGATTTGATCGGCAAAGCAGCCAACAAGTTCCTTGAAAACTGAACAAATGGATCACGTCAATGTAATACAAGCAAACGTTAATACGTTAGCTTTGAAATGAGCAAGTCAAACTTTATTGGAGAGTTTGATCCTGGCTCAGGACGAACGCTGGCGGCGTGCCTAATACATGCAAGTCGAGCGGACTTGATGGAGTGCTTGCACTCCTGAAGGTTAGCGGCGGACGGGTGAGTAACACGTAGGCAACCTGCCCTCAAGACTGGGATAACTACCGGAAACGGTAGCTAATACCGGATAATTTATTTTGCAGCATTGTGAAATAATGAAAGGCGGAGCAATCTGTCACTTGAGGATGGGCCTGCGGCGCATTAGCTAGTTGGTGGGGTAACGGCCCACCAAGGCGACGATGCGTAGCCGACCTGAGAGGGTGAACGGCCACACTGGGACTGAGACACGGCCCAGACTCCTACGGGAGGCAGCAGTAGGGAATCTTCCGCAATGGGCGAAAGCCTGACGGAGCAACGCCGCGTGAGTGATGAAGGTTTTCGGATCGTAAAGCTCTGTTGCCAAGGAAGAACGTCTTCTAGAGTAACTGCTAGGAGAGTGACGGTACTTGAGAAGAAAGCCCCGGCTAACTACGTGCCAGCAGCCGCGGTAATACGTAGGGGGCAAGCGTTGTCCGGAATTATTGGGCGTAAAGCGCGCGCAGGCGGTTCTTTAAGTCTGGTGTTTAAACCCGAGGCTCAACTTCGGGTCGCACTGGAAACTGGGGGACTTGAGTGCAGAAGAGGAGAGTGGAATTCCACGTGTAGCGGTGAAATGCGTAGATATGTGGAGGAACACCAGTGGCGAAGGCGACTCTCTGGGCTGTAACTGACGCTGAGGCGCGAAAGCGTGGGGAGCAAACAGGATTAGATACCCTGGTAGTCCACGCCGTAAACGATGAATGCTAGGTGTTAGGGGTTTCGATACCCTTGGTGCCGAAGTTAACACATTAAGCATTCCGCCTGGGGAGTACGGTCGCAAGACTGAAACTCAAAGGAATTGACGGGGACCCGCACAAGCAGTGGAGTATGTGGTTTAATTCGAAGCAACGCGAAGAACCTTACCAAGTCTTGACATCCCTCTGAATCCTCTAGAGATAGAGGCGGCCTTCGGGACAGAGGTGACAGGTGGTGCATGGTTGTCGTCAGCTCGTGTCGTGAGATGTTGGGTTAAGTCCCGCAACGAGCGCAACCCTTGATTTTAGTTGCCAGCACTTTGGGTGGGCACTCTAGAATGACTGCCGGTGACAAACCGGAGGAAGGCGGGGATGACGTCAAATCATCATGCCCCTTATGACTTGGGCTACACACGTACTACAATGGCTGGTACAACGGGAAGCGAAGCCGCGAGGTGGAGCCAATCCTATAAAAGCCAGTCTCAGTTCGGATTGCAGGCTGCAACTCGCCTGCATGAAGTCGGAATTGCTAGTAATCGCGGATCAGCATGCCGCGGTGAATACGTTCCCGGGTCTTGTACACACCGCCCGTCACACCACGAGAGTTTACAACACCCGAAGTCGGTGAGGTAACCGCAAGGAGCCAGCCGCCGAAGGTGGGGTAGATGATTGGGGTGAAGTCGTAACAAGGTAGCCGTATCGGAAGGTGCGGCTGGATCACCTCCTTTCTATGGAGAATCGTTTCCCGCAGCGGAAACATTCAAATACCGATGACGCAAGTCATCGTACAGACTTCATTGAAGTCAACCACGACGTGCTTTCATTTGTTCAGTTTTGATGGAATTTGAGGGGCTATAGCTCAGCTGGGAGAGCGCCTGCCTTGCACGCAGGAGGTCAGGGGTTCGATCCCCCTTGGCTCCACCAAATCAATTTCATCTATAAGTTATACAATTGATCCTTGAAAACTAGATAACGAAACGAATTTGCGCGATTAGAAATATCCTTTTAGCTGAACTTGTGTCAAAACAAGTTTAATAAAAAAGTAGCGCGAAGGTTTTGGGATCATCGATCCTTTGGAAGTTTGTTTCTGCCTATTGACTTGTTTAGTAGATCAGGAAACAAACGGACAACAGAGCGATGAGCACAATAACCGGAGCAATTGGTTAAGCTACTAAGAGCACACGGAGGATGCCTAGGCGCTAGGAGCCGAAGAAGGACGTGGCGAACAACGATACTGCCTCGGGGAGCTGTAAGCAAGCTTCGATCCGGGGATGTCCGAATGGGGAAACCCAGCTGATGTAATAGTCAGTTACCCGTATCTGAATACATAGGATGCGAGGAGGCATACCCAGGGAACTGAAACATCTAAGTACCTGGAGGAAGAGAAAACAAGAGTGATTCCGTCAGTAGCGGCGAGCGAACGCGGAACAGCCTAAACCAGAGAGCTTGCTCTCTGGGGTTGTGGGACGTCTCACATGGAGTTACAAAGGAACATATTAGGCGAAGAGGTCTGGAAAGGCCCGCTATAAGAGGTAAAAGCCCTGTAGCCGAAAGTATATTCCCTCCGAGACGGATCCCGAGTAGTGCGGGGCACGTGAAACCCCGTATGAATCCAGCAGGACCATCTGCTAAGGCTAAATACTCCCTAGCGACCGATAGTGAAGCAGTACCGTGAGGGAAAGGTGAAAAGCACCCCGGAAGGGGAGTGAAATAGAACCTGAAACCGTGTGCTTACAAGAAGTCAGAGCCCGATCTATGGGTGATGGCGTGCCTTTTGTAGAATGAACCGGCGAGTTACGTTCCCATGCAAGGTTAAGGCGAGAAGCCGTAGCCGCAGCGAAAGCGAGTCTGAATAGGGCGATTTAGTATGTGGGCGTAGACCCGAAACCGTGTGATCTACCCCTGTCCAGGGTGAAGGTGCGGTAACACGCACTGGAGGCCCGAACCCACGTATGTTGAAAAATGCGGGGATGAGGTGGGGGTAGCGGAGAAATTCCAATCGAACTCGGAGATAGCTGGTTCTCCCCGAAATAGCTTTAGGGCTAGCCTCGGAATGAAGAGTCGTGGAGGTAGAGCACTGATTGGGTGCGGGGCCCGCAAGGGTTACCAAGCTCAGTCAAACTCCGAATGCCATAGACTTATATCCGGGAGTCAGACAGTGAGTGCTAAGATCCATTGTCAAAAGGGAAACAGCCCAGACCATCAGCTAAGGTCCCCAAGTGTGTGTTAAGTGGGAAAGGATGTGGAGTTGCACAGACAACCAGGATGTTGGCTTAGAAGCAGCCACCATTTAAAGAGTGCGTAATAGCTCACTGGTCGAGTGACTCTGCGCCGAAAATGTAACGGGGCTAAACACACCACCGAAGCTATGGCTTGAATCGACTTCACTGCTTCTTTGAGGTAGTGAGACTGAGAGAAACATTTTTGTCAGGCTTGAGATGAAATCAAGAATGACCAAATGTTCTCAGGGGATAAACACACTTCGAAGGCGGAGTGAAGTCGATTCAGGGGTAGGGGAGCGTTGTATGTAGGTTGAAGGTGTACCGTAAGGAGCGCTGGACAGCATACAAGTGAGAATGCCGGTATGAGTAACGAAAAGATCAGTGAGAATCTGATCCGCCGAAAGCCCAAGGTTTCCTGAGGAAGGCTCGTCCGCTCAGGGTAAGTCGGGACCTAAGGTGAGGCCGAAAGGCGTAATCGAAGGACAACAGGTTGAAATTCCTGTACCACCGTAAACCGTTATGAACGATGGGGTGACGCAGGAGGGTAGTGACGCGGACTGATGGATGTCCGTCCAAGCAGTGAGGCTGATGTGTAGGCAAATCCGCACATCGATAAGGCTGGGCTGTGATGGGGAGTGAAAATTATAGTAGCGAAGGTCATGATCTCACACTGCCAAGAAAAGCCTCTAGTCAGGTGAAGGTGCCCGTACCGCAAACCGACACAGGTAGGCGAGAAGAGAATTCTAAGGCGCGCGGAAGAACTCTCGTTAAGGAACTCGGCAAAATGACCCCGTAACTTCGGGAGAAGGGGTGCCTCGGTAGGGTGAATAGCCCGAGGGGGCCGCAGTGAAAAGGCCCAAGCGACTGTTTAGCAAAAACACAGGTCTGTGCGAAGCCGTAAGGCGAAGTATACGGGCTGACGCCTGCCCGGTGCTGGAAGGTTAAGGGGAGCGGTTAGGGGTTAAACCCGAAGCTGTGAACCGAAGCCCCAGTAAACGGCGGCCGTAACTATAACGGTCCTAAGGTAGCGAAATTCCTTGTCAGGTAAATTCTGACCCGCACGAATGGCGTAACGACTTGGGCGCTGTCTCAACGAGAGATCCGGTGAAATTTTAATACCTGTGAAGATGCAGGTTACCCGCGACAAGACGGAAAGACCCCATGGAGCTTTACTGCAGCTTGATATTGGATTTGGGTACGATCTGTACAGGATAGGTGGGAGCCTTAGAAGCATGAGCGCCAGCTTGTGTGGAGGCGACGTTGGGATACCACCCTGATCGTATCTAGGTTCTAACCTGGTACCGTAATCCGGTACGGGGACAGTGTCAGGCGGGCAGTTTGACTGGGGCGGTCGCCTCCTAAAGAGTAACGGAGGCGCCCCAAGGTTCCCTCAGAATGGTTGGAAATCATTCGAAGAGTGCAAAGGCATAAGGGAGCTTGACTGCGAGACCTACAAGTCGAGCAGGGACGAAAGTCGGGCTTAGTGATCCGGTGGTACCGCATGGAAGGGCCATCGCTCAACGGATAAAAGCTACCCTGGGGATAACAGGCTTATCTCCCCCAAGAGTCCACATCGACGGGGAGGTTTGGCACCTCGATGTCGGCTCATCGCATCCTGGGGCTGAAGTAGGTCCCAAGGGTTGGGCTGTTCGCCCATTAAAGCGGTACGCGAGCTGGGTTCAGAACGTCGTGAGACAGTTCGGTCCCTATCTGTCGTGGGCGTAGGAAATTTGAGAGGAGCTGTCCTTAGTACGAGAGGACCGGGATGGACGTACCGCTGGTGCACCAGTTGTTCCGCCAGGAGCATGGCTGGGTAGCTACGTACGGACGGGATAAGCGCTGAAAGCATCTAAGCGTGAAGCCCCCCTCAAGATGAGATTTCCCAGTATGTAAGACCCCTTGAAGACGACGAGGTAGATAGGTTGGAGGTGGAAGTGCAGCAATGCATGGAGCTGACCAATACTAATCGGTCGAGGGCTTATCCAAAAAACACCCCAAAAAGTGAAGCGAAGCTTTGAAGCAACGCCGAATACTTTTCGGGGACCCCGATACCACATCGGGTGAATGCTACGGATTCTAATGTGCTGCAAATATCGTTTCGTATCTAGTTTTCAGGTGATCAAGCATCTGAACCGTTTGGTGGCGATGGCGGAAGGGTTCCACGCGTTCCCATACCGAACACGACCGTTAAGCCTTCCAGCGCCGATGGTACTTGGACCGAAGGGTCCCGGGAGAGTAGGACGTCGCCAAGCGAACAACCATAAAGACCGTTATCGAGTAATCGATAGCGGTCTTTTCCTATATGCAGATAATTTGGGGATGTTGCCCCTTGATACGCGATGGGTAAAACTCCAAGAAAGCGGACTGAGATGGTTACTAAGACGAGTACCGACAATGAAGCTGTACTTGACAGGGAGTTGCTTTTTTCTTTAAACAACAGATTAAAAAATCAAAAAGGCGATCCTGCAGGGATCGTCATTTTGATTTCATTTGGAACTAAGAAAAGTATCATGATGAAATTGCCCTCGCTTGCCAGCAAACATCTTGTATCTTCATATACATCATGCACACTCTGTGTTCTCTCTGCGGACGGTGGCGATCCGTTCTTGGATAGCTGCCGCCCATGCATACATCTTACTGATTGAACTTCATGTTCTATGCTTCAACCACGTTCCTCTGTCCATAAGGAAGCACCGTAAGTGTAACGCTGCTAGGTTTGCCATGTCGGATAAAACCGATGACAACCTGCTCGCCAGGCTTCATCGATGTGACATGATCTTCCAGCTCATCATAACTGCGAATGACCTGGCCAGCCGCACTCGTAATGATATCGCCTTCCTCTAAGACACCGTCTGCTGGCGTGTGGGCAAACACCTCAACGACTTTGACGCCCTCTATGCCGTCACGACGGTATGTATAATGATTCATGCCGATCCAGCTGGACCAGAAAGTGGATCGGATATCTTGGCCAGTCTCCAGCACGCTCTCCATATTCCGCATGAATCGGTATGTACCGAAGGCCATGTTATCCATCATCATATACTCCCGCTCATTGGACCATAATCCTGTATACTCGATGCGGACCAAGGTGCCTTCTGTATGTGGTTCAATGGTCCAAATGGTAAGCTCCTGGTCTTCTCCCTTGAGCG
Proteins encoded:
- a CDS encoding MFS transporter, with protein sequence MADKSIALQKPKDTPSPAHGEANQATVYKILIAISFVHLFNDSIQSVIPAIFPILKDNLLLTFTQIGWISFAINFTSSIIQPVIGYAADRRPTPILLPIGMCFTFAGVFILAYAHTYILVLFAVVLIGLGSATFHPEGMRVAHMAAGMRKGLSQSIFQVGGNAGQSLAPLLTRYIFVPFGQFGAIGFTFVAAAGIIVQSYVAHWYHGMLKAGYTFKKKAAGRMLDPARRKSVRNATLVLVILVFIRSWYGAAISSYYAFYLMDAYKITIDNAQIYIFLFLASGAVGTFFGGPLADRFGRRNMIMLSMIGTAPIALILPFASPFWAAVLLLIGGFVLLSSFSVTVVYAQMLHPGNIGTVSGLITGFAFGMGGVGSLVLGNLGDAWGIGNVMIAIGFLPLLGLLALLLPGDDKLDQWSRE
- a CDS encoding SRPBCC family protein; this translates as MDSIFNHAKREIVIRTTPDRVWQALTDPQERNRWETRHCEIDLKVGGQVSLDYGWGVSYSGTIEELTPYRKLTLKGEDQELTIWTIEPHTEGTLVRIEYTGLWSNEREYMMMDNMAFGTYRFMRNMESVLETGQDIRSTFWSSWIGMNHYTYRRDGIEGVKVVEVFAHTPADGVLEEGDIITSAAGQVIRSYDELEDHVTSMKPGEQVVIGFIRHGKPSSVTLTVLPYGQRNVVEA